TGGGTGCCGCCACACCTGCCACTCTCCCCCACACTGCACGTCGCGGCATAGGCGAGGGGGCTGATGCCGTGAGCCTACCGCAGCACCGGTTCGTCATCGAGGGACGCCGGGAAGATACAACAGGAGTCGGCCGTGGACGCGTCGAACACAATGAGCTGACGCCTGCTGGGTCGAGCAACGCCACCGAATCGAACCGTCTCCCCGTAGCCCTGTTCAGTTCCTCCCCACCCTCGCTGGATGTTGTAATGGCCCCGATTAATTGTTGGGTCGCTTCGGATTTGTCCTTCATCTTGAGAGGTGAACATGTTGTGAAGCCTTCAAAAAAAACTAGTAGTGCTTCCATTGCATGAGTTGCATTTAGATTTGTTTTACTGTGTTCGGTTGAGAGGGATTGAAAAGGGTTTGGCAGGGATTAAAGTGGATTTGCCTGAAAACCTCCCCTACAAGTCAAAACCTCCCcaaatcccctccaatcctcttCTGGAGGggtgtaagagcaactctagcagaccccgcaaaacgccCGGCCCGCAGAAATTCCGGCGAGTATGCGGGTTCGGGCCAATTTTGCGGTCAGAACAGACCCCGCATACTCGCCCGGCCCNNNNNNNNNNNNNNNNNNNNNNNNNNNNNNNNNNNNNNNNNNNNNNNNNNNNNNNNNNNNNNNNNNNNNNNNNNNNNNNNNNNNNNNNNNNNNNNNNNNNNNNNNNNNNNNNNNNNNNNNNNNNNNNNNNNNNNNNNNNNNNNNNNNNNNNNNNNNNNNNNNNNNNNNNNNNNNNNNNNNNNNNNNNNNNNNNNNNNNNNNNNNNNNNNNNNNNNNNNNNNNNNNNNNNNNNNNNNNNNNNNNNNNNNNNNNNNNNNNNNNNNNNNNNNNNNNNNNNNNNNNNNNNNNNNNNNNNNNNNNNNNNNNCGAGCGCTATAAGTGCAGTTCCGCGACCCTTTTGCGGGTCCAAACCCTATCCCCCGCCGTCACGAGCCACCcaattcccctttcccctctcccaatcTCTCGCCGCGGGCGACCCTCCGCCTGCTTGCAGCCGCCATGTGGGGGCGAATGTGGAGCTCCGGATACGGCTCCGGCAGCAGATCCGGCCAGGAGAGGGACCCGGAGCGCGAGCGGCGCGTCCGGTCCGATGGCGCGAGGAAGCGCGGCGCGCGGATGTGGACCAACCACGGGCTGTCGCTGCCGGCGAGCTTCGACCGCCGCGAGACGGAGGAGTACGACCGCCGACGCGCGTCCTTCTCCTCCGCACGGTCTTCCTACGCCgaatcctccgccgccgccgccgcgggcttCCTCCCCGTGAAGAGCGAGtggtcggacgaggaggaggaaccgGAGCCGCCGGCGCCGTTCGGCTTCGTCTCGGTGAAGGAGGAGGCTGAGGAGCCCGCTCTGCTCGGCCGCcgcggagtcatcgggcccgaggACTACGTCGCGGATTTCAATGCCGTTGCCGCTGCCATCGCCGAGCGGAGCATGCACGAGAAGGAGGAGCGCCGGCGCCACGCCGAGGAGCTCGAAGCCCTCGAGTGGCGGCAGGCGGTCGCCGACAACGACAACGTCGCCGCCAACGAGAAGGCGGAGGAGTGGCGCCGCATCCGCAAGGAGTAGTCGGAGAAGTACGTTGATCTCTGCAActccggcgaggaggattgagcGTCCGGCTTCTCTCCGGCGTCGTCCAGTTGCCGCGACCTCGCCGCCGTCAGATCCGACCCCCTAGTACTAGTTTAACGTAGTATGTAGTATAACTATGCTTCTAGTTGTGATGAACTATGTAGTATGCCATGAACaatgtagtatgtgatgaactcTGTTCGTGCAATTTCTCCCgcgaaacatttttttcaaattataCAAGTTTAGATACGGGTTCTGCTCGGCCGCGTATGATTTTGACCCGCAAAAACGATTTTCGTGAACCCGCAAATGTGTTTTGCAGGTTGTATTTTTGCGGGGTCGTTGCTCTAACCGAACAAGGCATTAAGCAGCCTGGAGCGATCAAGGATTTGCCTGAAAAACAGAGCAAGCATGAATGGTTTCAGGTGTTGGCCCTTGGCCAGTGACTCGGGAATCACCTTCCTTTGTACTATATCCGTTCCAAATTATAAAACTTTTTGGTAGGCTGTTTGGGACAGAGGAAGTAACTAACACAATCAGATGGTATTTACGGAATTTGACGTTCCGGAATTTCCTGACACTTTCGGATTTGCCTGAAAAACAGAGCAAGCATGAACTACACATCAGATGGTATTTCCCGACACCGTTCTGAAATTTGACGTGACAATGTGTTCAACAGAGTTCCCAGCATACAACAGTAATCCCtccgtccggtgaagagtgtacatctagCTTGAAAATTTATCGACAAAAGAGTGTACTTCTACCTTCCCAATgcactttaaagtagaaaaaatTACCTTTCTCTCATCATACAATAATCAAGACCAATAGCAATCTACACGTGGTCTTCTTAACttctacatgcacttagctcattgggggTCGGGTAACtaaagaggagagagatggtggcttgcacttttccaatgcattttttacttaatccataatttgtcctaaaatttcTAGATGTACACTCTTCATCGGACGGATGGAGTACTGCACACTCTGTAAAAACAAACAGCAGGATTGTGTGGCTGCAGCCTGCAGCTGAGCAAGTCATGTCTGCACACTCCGCCGAATCATCCTACTCTTTAACATCACTGGAAGCACAAGTCTCTACCAAAGCATGACCGTGTGCCAATATTGAAACTAGGACAGTTTAGTCCTGAATTAAATCCAACTGGAGTGAAAACTCGAGCAATAAGTTGCTCATGACATACATATAATGGGCATAAGTTTTCAGTCTTAGGTGATGCAGTAAGTTGCTCAAACGGAGACTAAATACATGGAGTGAAGCATTAACTCTTATGGTTATCCTTCATATGCCCCGTGCAGACTTGAGAAGCTCGGGCAACACCATATAAGAAGCTCCGGTGCCCATATAAGAAGCCACACAGCCTCACTCTCACCACAACAGCTCTCTCCTCTGCCTCCATTGAtcccggagaagaagaagaggccacAGCTTGCTCGAGGAAGGAGATGAAGGCAAAGAAGTTGAGGGTGGCCGCCATGGCCGCGCTGTGCGTGCTCCTGCTCCTCGTGGAGCAGCAGCAGGTGGCTGCCATGTCCGAGTTCTGCCACTGCTACAGAGACTGCTACTCCGAGTGTAGGCACGACGCACCGCGCTGGCTCTGCCTCCCATCCTGCGTCAACTACTGCAGCTCCAGCCCCGGCACTAGCCAGGCCCCTGTCGGTGACAACGGCGGCGCCAAATGCAGGATGGCATGCAAGCTTAGCCTAAGCGTCTGTGGCTTGACGGCGGAGCCAGACGGTAAGACGGCAGACCACATTAACACATTCCTTTTTCATCTTTTGAATTGATGAATTGAATCTgagtgtttctttttcttttgacaaGGATCGTTTCTTCTCTTCTGTTCTGATCATTTCTGTTCTTGCATTGCAATTTTGCAGATGCAGCCGACGCCGCGATCTGTGTGCAAAACTGCAATAGGAAATGGAGCCACTAGGCCAATTGACTTCCAAGGAGAAGAGAAAAGAATTGAAGAGCTAGCTTCTCGATCATGGGATCGTATATAACCGAGATGTTCAACGGCTTTGATTGTACGTAGCAGCAACCAATAAAATGGGTTTCTGTTGCTGCTACCTATACATAATTATTTTAAATCTGGTTTTGGTCTGGCCTACCCGTGACTCAATCGTAACAACTAAATTTGTGCCTTTTTTGCAACAGAATGTGAGGGGAAAGTCTTAAGCTAACTCATAGTGTAGAAGAGTTAAACATCAAATGTTCGCCAAGTCAGCAAAACCTTAGAGAAAGGAGAAAAAAATAACATGTCCCAGAAGCAAGGTAGCATTGCTGCTGAAACTTAATATGAAAGGCAGTTATGAATGTGTACAGGCAAATCCAGGCTAAAAAGGAATTGCCTTTGGTTTTCCTATCCCTGTCATCATTGGAATAACCAAATAACCTAAAAAAAAGAATAACCAAATAATTTCTTCAGAGGCAAGTGAGGCTTTGAGTTTTTGCTAGGAACGAGCGAGGCATTTTAATTCTTCAGAAactagctcataaaatatttcaagtGTTAGCCAACTCATAAAATATTTCACAGCATCTAAAATACTTCAAGTCCATAGAAAAGTACATTAACATCTAAATCACCAAATTAGTCTCATGAGAATATTTATAAAATATATTTCTGTCCCATGTCTATTTGGTGTTGTAGATCTTAACACATCTATCGATAGAGTTAGTCTAACATAAAAAAAAATTGACTTACGACAAACCTAGAACTTCAACTAATTTGGAACAGAGTAGTCCTTAACAAAAATGAATTTTCCAAATGTAACCATTCACATTTTTTCTATAATCAAAATGAGCTGAAAATCCGCTGTCTAACATTTTATTCTGCACATCCGATGTTTTTCCAGTTTATGGTATTCTGTCTATCTCAACTGATGATCGTCGAGGAAAATAATATGGACTTATGAACTATAGCATAAGCCCGTGAAATGTTGTTCCTAATCACCTGTGGCTTCTTGTAGTAGATGCATGATGACAAGAGTAATTTATGAGGAATGATGCTCTAGCTGCAAATGAATCACTTATACACATGAAAATGACATTCATGTGATGATACCTTAGGAAAAAATGCATGTCCATACCTAGCATAAATTCCATTCCTGGAGATCTTTGGCTTAAGCACTCTAGGACAGTCAAGGCTTGTTCAGAGAGACCTAGTCACGAAGAGATCAAACCTGCAGAAAGCATCGAAATAACACATGAAGCAATTATTGCTTGGTCCCTTCAATCTCCACATGAAGCAATATTTAACTCTGTTACAAATTTCTATATCCAGTCCATGAATCATGATGATGCACAAAACATACAATGCGAGATATGCAGACCCCAGTACCGTTCAGGTGTTAGTTCTTGCCAAGCCCTGCCCTGCATACCCTGGTCATGTATCACCTTGTGCCACTGACAGGCATACATGAGTAGACAAAATCTTGAACCATTTAGTACTAAACTACATCACACTGTTTGGGCACCAAAGGCAGTAAAATTGCACATAATATAGGTGAGGTAAACACACGTTATTTCTCCCACACTGTaactccctcgatgcggctatatctcccacgtatcgaAGCACGACCTAGAGccataatcgcattgaaagcaatgtcgtaagtgaggtaattttcacacaacccatgtaatatataaagtaaagagatacatagttggcttacaaccgccacttcacacatttacatgaataaagcattacatcaaccggatacaatcaaggtccgactacggaaccaaaataaaagaagaccaccccaaatgctacacagatctccgatcgaccccaactaggccccactactgatcaactgaaaacggaacaacacaaaggacaagatcttcatcgagctcctccttgagctcggttgcgccaccggcacggtttcatcggcacctgcaaactggttttggaagtaatctgtgagtcacggggactcagcaatctcacaccctcgcgatcaagactatttaagcttatatgaagggtaaaaggtatgatgtggagctgcagcaagcgactagcatatatggtggctaacatattcgcaaaagagagtgagaagagaaggcaaaggcacggtcgaacaactatgatcaagaagtgatcctagaacaacctacgtcaaacataactccaacaccgtgttcacttcccggactccgccgagaagagaccatcgcggttacacacgcggttggtgcattttaattaagatcaacttcaagttttctacaaccggacattaacaatttcccatctgcccataaccgcgggcatggctttcgaaagttcaaatccctgtaggggtgtcccaacttagcccatcacaagctctcacgatcaacgaagaatattccttctagcgggaagacccgatcagactcggaatcccggttacaagacatttcgacaatggtaaaacaagaccagcaacaccgcccgaatgtgccgacaaatcccgataggagctgcacatatctcgttctcagggcacactcagatgagctctccatacaactaaaaccaaacctcgagtttccctaaGGGggtgctgcacagggctctagtttggactaacactcagaggagcactggccccaggggggggtaaaataatgatgaccctcaggagcgcgactcccaagggaaaaaaaggctaggtggcgaatggtaaaaccaatgttgggcattgttggaagagttttattcaaggcgaactatcaaggggttcccattataacccaaccgcgtaaggaacgcaaaatccgggaacataacaccgatatgacggaaactagggtggcaagagtggaacaaaacaccaggcataaggccgagccttccaccctttaccaagtatatagatgcattaattaaataagagatattgtgatatcccaacaagtaaacatgttccaacaaggaacaacatctccatgttccaacaaggaacaaacttcaatcttcacctgcaactaacaacgctataagaggggctgagcaaagcggtaacatagccaaacaacgatttgctaggactaggtgggttagagacttggcttaacaatatgggggcatgataagcaagtggtaggtattgaaggaaatatgccctagaggcaataataaagttattatttatttccttatatcatgataaatgtttattattcatgctagaattgtattatccggaaacataatacttgtgtgaatacatagacaaactaaacgtcactagtgtgcctctacttgactagctcattaatcgaagatggttatgtttcctaaccatagacaaggagctctacaggtgtttccaaaggtacatgttgggttgcggtatttcgagattaggatttgtcactcctattgtcgaagaggtatctctgggccctctcggtaatggacatcacataagccttgcaaacattgcaactaatgagttagttgcgagatgatgtattataaaacaagtaaagagacttgccggtaacgagattgaactaggtattgagataccgacgatcgaatctcgggcaagtaacataccgatgacaaagggaacaacgtatgttgttatgcggtctgaccgataaagatcttcgtagaatatgtaggagccaatatgagcatccaggttccgctattggttattgaccggagacgtgtctcggtcatgtctgcattgttctcgaacccgtagggtccgcacgcttaatgttacaatgaccttttcattatgagtttatatattttgatgtaccgaagtttgttcggagtcccggatatgatcacggacatgacgaggagtatcgaaatggtcgagacataaagattgatatattggaagcctatgtttcgacatcggaagtgttccgggtgaaatcggcattttaccggagtaccgggaggttaccggaaccccccggtaacctaatgggccttaatgggcctagtggaggaagaggagaggaggcctaggggctgccgcacgccccttcccccccaagtccgaattggacaaggaggggggggggggcggcgcccccctttcctttcttccctctcctccttccccccaagtcctaatccaactagggaaagggggggagtcctactcccggtaggaggactcctccggcgcgcctcctcctagggccggccgcaccccccttgctcctttatatacgggggcaggggcacctctagacacacaagttgaccttcaagatcgttctcttagccgtgtgcggtgcccccctccaccatagtcctcgataatattgtagtagtgcttaggcgaagccctgcgacagtagaacatcaagatcgtcaccacgccgtcgtgctgacggaactcttccccgacactttgctggatcggagtctggggatcgtcatcgagctgaacgtgtgctagaactcggaggtgacgtagtttcggtgcttgatcggtcgggccgtgaagaagtacgactacatcaaccgtgttgtcacaacgcttccgctgtcggtctacgagggtacgtagattacactctcccctctcgttgctatgcatcatcatgatcttgcgtgtgcgtaggaatttttttgaaattactacgttccccaacagtggcatccgagacaggttttatgtgttgatgttatatgcacgagtagaacacaagtgagttgtgggcgatataagtcatactgcttaccagcatgtcatactttggttcggcggtattgttggatgaagcggcctggaccgacattacgcgtacgcttacgcgagactggttctaccgacgtgctttgcacacaggtggctggtgggtgtcggtttctccaactttagttgaaccaagtgtggctacgcccggtccttgcgaaggttaaaacagtaccaacttgacgaactatcgttgtggttttgatgcgtaggtaagattggttcttgcttaaaagcccgtagcagccacgtaaaacttgcaacaacaaagtagaggacgtctaacttgtttttgcagggtatgttgtgatgtgatatggtcaagacatgatggtaaattttattgtatgagatgatcatgttttgtaaccgagttatcggcaactggcaggagccatatggttgtcgctttattgtatgcaatgcaattgcgctgtaatactttactttatcactaagcggtagcgatagtcgtggaagcatgagattggcgagatgacaacgatgctacgatggtgatcaaggtatcgcgccggtgacgatggtgatcatgacggtgcttcgaagatggagatcacaagcacaagatgacgatggccatatcatatcacttatattgattgcatgtgatgtttatcttttatgcatcttatcttgctttgtttgacggtagcattttaagatgatctctcactaattatcaagaagtgttctccctgagtatgcaccgttgcgaaagttcttcgtgctgagacaccacgtgatgatcgggtgtgataggctctacgttcaaatacaacgggtgcaaaacagttgcacacgcggaatactcaggttatacttgacgagccaagcatatacagatatggcctcagaacacggagaccgaaaggtcgagcgtgaatcatatagtagatatgatcaacatagtgatgttcaccaatgaaactactccatctcacgtgatgctcggacatggtttagttgatttggatcacgtgatcacttagaggattagagggatgtctatctaagtgggagttctttagtaatatgattaattgaacttaaatttatcatgaacttagtacctgatagtatcttgcttgtttatggttgattgtagatagatggcccgtgctgttgttccattgaattttaatgcgttccttgagaaagcaaagttgaaagatgatggtagcaattacacggactgggtccgtaacttgaggattatcctcattgctgcatagaagaattacgtcctggaagcaccgctgggtgccaggcctgctgctggagcaacaccagatgttatgaacgtctggcagagcaaagctgatgactactcgatagttcagtgtgccatgctttaaggcttagaatcgggacttcaacgacgttttgaacatcatggagcatatgagatgttccaggagttgaagttaatatttcaagcaaatgcccggattgagagatatgaagtctccaataagttctatagctgcaagatggaggagaacagttttgtcagtgagcatatactcaaaatgtctcggtataataatcacttgattcaattgggagttaatcttccagatgattgcgtcattgacagaattctccgatcacttccacctagctacaagagcttcgcgatgaactataatatgcaagggatgaataatacaattcccgagctcttagatgctgaaagctgcggaggtagaaatcaagaaggaccatcaagtgttgatggtcaacaagaccactagtttcaagaaaaagggcaaagggaagaagaaggggaacttcagaaagaacagcaagcaagttgctgctcaggagaagaaacccaaaactggacctaagcctgaaactgagtgcttctactgcaagcagactggtcactggaagcggaactgccccatgtatttggcggataagaaggatggcaaggtgaacaaaggtatatgtgatatacatgttattgatgtgtaccttactaatgctcgtagtagcacctgggtatttgatactggttattgttgctattatttgcaactcaaaacagggtctatggattaagcgaagattggctaaggacgaggtgacgatgcgcgtgggaaatggttccaaagtcgatgtgatcgcggttggcacgctacctctacatctaccttcgggattagtattagacctaaataattgttatttggtgccagcgttgagcatgaacattatatctggatcttgtttgatgcgagacggttattcatttaaatcagagaataatggttgttctatttatatgagtaatatcttttatggtcatgcacccttgaagagcggtctattcttattaaatctcgatagtagtgacacacatattcataatgttgaagccaaaagatgcaaagttgataatgatagtgcaacttatttgtggcactgccgtttaggtcatatcggtgtaaaacgcatgaagaaactccatactgatggacttttggaaccacttgattatgaatcacttggtacttgcgaaccgtgccttacgggcaagatgaccaaaacaccgttctccggtactatggagagagcaacagatttgttggaaatcatacatacagatgtatgtggtccgatgaatgttgaggctcgtggcggatatcattattttctcaccttcacagatgacttaagcagatatgggtatatctacttaatgaaacataagtctgaaacatttgaaaagttcaaagaatttcagagtgaagttgaaaatcatcgtaacaagaaaataaaattcctacgatctgatcgtggaggagaatatttgagttacgagtttggtgtacatttgaaacaatgcagaatagttttgcaactcacgccacccggaacaccacagcgtaatggtgtgtccgaacgtcgtaatcgtactttactagatatggtgtgatctatgatgtctcttattgatttaccgctatcattttggggttatgctttagagacggccgcattcacgttaaatagggcaccatcaaaatccgttgagacgacgccttatgaatcgtggtttggcaagaaaccaaagttgtcgtttctgaaagtttggggctgcgatgcttatgtgaaaaagcttcaacctgataagctcgaacccaaatcggacaaatgtgtcttcataggatatccaaaggaaactattggatacaccttctatcatagatccgaaggcaagacttttgttgctaaattcagaaactttctagagaaggagtttctctcaaaagaagtgagtgggatggaagtagaacttgatgaggtaactatacctgctcccttattggagagtagtacatcacagaaaccggtttctgtgacacctacaccaattagtgaggaagctaatgatgatgatcatgaaactttagaacaagatactactgaacctcgtagatcaaccagagtaagatccgcaccagagtggtacggtaatcctgttctggaagtcatgctactagatcatgatgaacctatgaactatggagaagcgatggtgagccctgattccgcaaaatggcttgaagccatgaaatctgagatgggatccatgtatgagaacaaagtgtggactttggttgacttgcccaaagatcggcaagcaattgagaataaatggatattcaagaagaagactgacgctgacggtaatgttactgtctacaaagcttgacttgtcacaaaaggttttcgacaagttcaagagattgactacgatgagaccttctcacccatagcgatgcttaagtctgtccgaatcatgttagcaattgccgcattttatgattatgaaatttggcagatggatgtcaaaactgcattcctgaatggatttctgaaagaagagttgtatatgatgcagccagaaggttttgtcgatccaaagggaacaaacaaagtgtgcaagctccagcgatccatttatggactggtgcaagcctctcggagttggaataaacactttgatagtgtgatcaaagcatttggttttgtacagacttttggagaagcctgtatttacaagaaagtgagtgggagctctgtagcatttctgatattatatgtagatgacatattactaattggaaatgatatagaatttctggatagcacaaagggatacttgaataagagtttttcaatgaaagacctcggtgaagatgcttacatattgggcattaagatctatagagatagatcaagacgcttaattggactttcacaaagcacataccttgacaaaattttgaagaagttcaaaatggatcaagcaaagaaaggattcttgcttgtgttacaaggtgtgaaattgagtaagactcaatgcccgaccactgcagaagatagagacaaaatgaaagatgttccctatgcttcagccataggctctatcatatatgcaatgctgtgtaccagacctaatgtatgtcttgctataagtctagcagggaggtaccaaagtaatacaagagtggatcactggacagcggtcaagaacatcctgaaatacctgaaaaggactaaggatatgtttatcgtatatggaggtgacaaagagctcatcgtaaatggttacgttgatgcaagctttgacactaatcccgacgattctaaatcgcaaaccggatacgtgtttacattaaacggt
This portion of the Triticum dicoccoides isolate Atlit2015 ecotype Zavitan chromosome 7A, WEW_v2.0, whole genome shotgun sequence genome encodes:
- the LOC119333866 gene encoding uncharacterized protein LOC119333866, which produces MKAKKLRVAAMAALCVLLLLVEQQQVAAMSEFCHCYRDCYSECRHDAPRWLCLPSCVNYCSSSPGTSQAPVGDNGGAKCRMACKLSLSVCGLTAEPDDAADAAICVQNCNRKWSH